The following proteins come from a genomic window of Crassostrea angulata isolate pt1a10 chromosome 1, ASM2561291v2, whole genome shotgun sequence:
- the LOC128181174 gene encoding uncharacterized protein LOC128181174: MMSYIILAFLCVIPLSCLSILTDGEPQNGTLRDESVDTKTDIFRQLLNQETLIRISLVKNVHSLMKDMVEMKESMLTSNKRLHDAEKEISSLKNEVQLLKTENQKFKEQAVKFQDEFRTTDSRFNEIEGNFTKVSQSQTQYVRHVNDKIEDFEKNTSTILNDIKIEVRYLSVTLLDLNKHTMELNMSIPELIESRLTDFTANVNRSVGDINHKLLSSKDYQEQLVYNLSALGNDQSSLMKIISDNLNNTINSIKADVEQFQKSQLKLSAAVSSLEVFRMNMSLLNNCVSKTSVGFTVGVTGTSSKWSGNILVFPHVVTNNGNGYNPSTGKFTAPTDGTYVFFVTVNTYNSNYIYLDIVLNGSKKVRTMSHNSSNYMTGTNMAVLQLYTGNSVWVSRSTGQSYFSQDVPITTFSGFLLS; this comes from the exons ATGATGTCGTACATCATACTTGCGTTCCTGTGTGTAATCCCATTAAGCTGTTTGTCTATTCTTACTGATGGGGAACCTCAGAACGGCACGTTACGGGATGAATCAGTGGACACAAAGACCGATATCTTCAGACAGTTGTTGAACCAGGAGACTCTTATTCGAATATCACTGGTGAAGAATGTTCATAGTCTCATGAAAGATATGGTCGAGATGAAAGAAAGCATGTTAACTAGCAATAAACGACTCCATGATGCCGAGAAAGAAATCTCAAGCTTAAAAAATGAGGTACAGTTGCTGAAAACCGAGAACCAGAAGTTCAAAGAACAAGCTGTGAAATTCCAAGACGAGTTTAGGACTACTGACAGCAGGTTTAATGAAATTGAAGGAAATTTTACAAAGGTTTCACAAAGCCAAACTCAATATGTAAGGCATGTGAATGACAAAATTGAAGACTTTGAGAAAAATACATCTACGATCCTAAATGACATCAAGATAGAGGTGCGCTATCTGTCTGTAACGTTATTGGACTTAAATAAACATACCATGGAACTGAACATGTCGATTCCAGAGCTGATAGAAAGTAGATTAACCGATTTTACCGCCAACGTAAATAGATCTGTCGGTGATATAAACCACAAGTTGCTTAGTTCAAAGGATTATCAAGAACAACTGGTGTACAACTTGTCTGCATTAGGAAATGACCAATCtagtttaatgaaaataatatcag ATAATCTGAACAACACTATAAACTCCATCAAAGCGGATGTTGAGCAATTCCAGAAGTCCCAGCTGAAGTTGTCAGCTGCTGTGTCATCACTTGAGGTTTTCAGAATGAACATGTCCCTGCTGAACAATTGTG TTTCGAAAACAAGTGTGGGCTTCACAGTCGGGGTGACGGGTACGTCTAGCAAATGGTCTGGAAACATCTTGGTGTTCCCTCATGTTGTCACCAATAATGGAAACGGATACAATCCGAGCACGGGGAAATTCACCGCCCCCACGGACGGGACATACGTTTTCTTTGTTACTGTTAATACGTACAACAGTAATTATATATATCTAGATATTGTGCTTAACGGTTCAAAGAAAGTCAGAACAATGTCCCACAACAGTTCTAACTACATGACGGGAACAAACATGGCGGTTCTACAGTTATACACAGGGAACTCTGTCTGGGTCAGTCGTTCCACTGGACAAAGTTATTTCTCTCAAGATGTTCCCATTACGACCTTCTCTGGTTTTCTTCTATCATAA
- the LOC128155772 gene encoding multimerin-2-like yields the protein MSVHILLVFGFLCVIPSTCLSILTDGETQNGTLRDDSVDSKTDVFRQLLNQETLIRMSLVKNVHSLMKDMVEMKESMSTSNKRLNVAEKEISSLKNEVQLLKTENQKLKEEAVKFHEEFKTADSKFSEIEGNFTKVSISRSQDERHMNEIFEEFEKNTSTILNDIKIEVRYLSVTLLDLNKHTMEINESIPNLIESKFTEYSTIVDRSVNDINNKLLSSKDYQEQMVYNLSTLGNDQSSLMNIISDKLNNTITSIKADVEQSQKSQLKLAAAVSSLEVYRMNMSLMNSCASKTSVGFTVGVTSSSSSWNAGILVYPHVVTNIGNGYSPSTGKFTAPTDGKYVFFITVNAYGSNSLYLDIVHNGSRKVRTMSHSSASYQTGTNMAVLPLYKGDSVWVVYWSGKGYYAYDVPITTFSGFLLF from the exons ATGAGCGTACACATCCTTTTAGTTTTCGGGTTCCTGTGTGTGATCCCATCAACCTGTTTGTCTATTCTTACTGATGGGGAAACTCAGAATGGCACGCTACGGGATGATTCAGTGGACTCAAAGACCGATGTCTTCAGACAATTGTTGAACCAGGAGACTCTCATTCGAATGTCTCTGGTGAAGAACGTTCATAGTCTCATGAAAGATATGGTCGAGATGAAAGAAAGCATGTCAACTAGCAACAAACGACTCAATGTTGCGGAGAAAGAAATATCAAGCTTAAAAAATGAGGTACAGTTACTGAAAACCGAGAACCAGAAATTGAAAGAAGAAGCTGTAAAATTTCACGAAGAGTTCAAAACTGCTGACAGTAAGTTTAGTGAAATTGAAGGGAATTTTACAAAGGTTTCAATCAGCCGTTCACAAGATGAAAGACAcatgaatgaaatatttgaagaaTTCGAGAAAAATACCTCGACGATTCTAAATGACATCAAGATAGAGGTACGTTATCTTTCTGTGACGTTATTGGACTTAAATAAACATACCATGGAAATAAATGAATCTATTCCAAATCTCATAGAAAGCAAATTCACTGAATATTCCACCATCGTGGATAGATCTGTCAATGATATAAACAACAAGTTGCTCAGTTCAAAGGATTATCAAGAACAAATGGTGTATAACTTGTCTACTCTGGGAAATGACCAATCCAGCCTAATGAACATAATCTCAg ATAAACTGAACAACACTATAACCTCCATCAAAGCGGATGTTGAGCAATCCCAGAAGTCCCAGTTGAAGTTGGCGGCTGCTGTGTCATCACTTGAGGTTTACAGAATGAATATGTCCCTGATGAACAGTTGTG CTTCAAAGACGAGTGTGGGTTTCACAGTCGGGGTGACGAGTTCGTCTAGTAGCTGGAATGCAGGCATCTTGGTATACCCTCACGTCGTCACCAATATTGGAAACGGATACAGTCCTAGCACCGGAAAATTCACCGCCCCCACGGACGGGAAATACGTCTTCTTTATCACTGTCAATGCGTACGGCAGTAATTCTTTATATCTAGATATTGTTCATAATGGTTCAAGAAAGGTCAGAACAATGTCCCACAGCTCTGCCAGCTACCAAACGGGAACAAACATGGCGGTGCTTCCGTTATACAAAGGGGACTCTGTCTGGGTCGTCTATTGGAGTGGGAAAGGTTATTACGCTTATGATGTTCCCATTACGACCTTTTCTGGGTTTCTTCTGTTTTGA
- the LOC128164353 gene encoding major egg antigen-like, with protein sequence MAKFRSELQVPVKKDEMTFQDRQVKSWEDMEVRMEKRRKEWDDEFEKIRKDFFTLKPTDNHIGNGSIGNHVGIDNNMDTMNSMFESDGTGQRFKVRFDVSEFRPEEIQVKVQDNKLFVSAKHEEKSTKASVSREYSRQVDIPNNVDQEKMQCVLSRDGILTVDGPTKGQILIERETTLPIQHQPSSTPIVTPVSPTPNANNQVAPFSKPLEIATPVKNPIITEPDGTRKLRLSVDVGEFKPEEIVVKTADRKLIVHAEHEEKLSGRTLHKEFNKEYELPESVDQSAITAYIGEEGKLFVEAPLKPQQQKRYSITQSHDVRKVVVTKESQVTITDGNNRPMVTINVHRR encoded by the coding sequence ATGGCCAAGTTTCGATCCGAGCTGCAGGTTCCTGTTAAAAAAGACGAAATGACATTCCAGGACAGACAAGTCAAATCTTGGGAGGATATGGAAGTACGCATGGAAAAGCGCAGGAAGGAGTGGGACGACGAATTTGAAAAAATCCGTAAGgacttttttactttaaaaccCACCGATAATCACATCGGGAACGGAAGTATTGGTAATCACGTGGGGATCGACAATAACATGGACACCATGAACTCAATGTTTGAAAGCGACGGAACGGGACAAAGGTTTAAAGTGAGATTTGATGTTTCTGAATTCCGACCAGAGGAAATTCAAGTTAAGGTACAGGACAACAAATTATTTGTTTCTGCAAAACACGAAGAAAAATCCACAAAGGCTTCGGTCAGTCGTGAGTACAGCCGACAGGTAGACATACCTAACAATGTGGATCAGGAGAAGATGCAATGTGTGCTAAGTAGGGACGGGATTTTGACTGTGGATGGGCCTACAAAAGGACAGATTCTGATTGAAAGGGAGACTACTCTTCCGATACAGCACCAACCCTCTAGCACTCCGATAGTGACCCCTGTCTCACCTACACCAAATGCCAACAACCAGGTGGCGCCTTTCTCCAAACCACTAGAAATTGCCACACCCGTCAAAAATCCGATCATAACGGAGCCAGACGGCACGCGCAAGTTACGGCTAAGTGTCGACGTCGGTGAGTTCAAACCAGAAGAAATTGTCGTAAAAACTGCTGACCGGAAATTAATTGTACATGCAGAACACGAAGAAAAATTATCAGGTCGCACTCTTCATAAGGAGTTCAATAAAGAGTACGAGTTACCCGAATCGGTGGACCAGTCCGCCATAACGGCGTACATTGGAGAGGAGGGGAAGTTATTTGTTGAGGCACCGCTTAAACCACAGCAACAGAAACGCTATTCCATAACACAGAGTCATGACGTCAGAAAGGTAGTCGTCACCAAGGAGTCCCAAGTGACCATCACAGACGGTAACAACCGTCCCATGGTAACAATCAACGTCCACCGGCGTTAG